Proteins encoded together in one Benincasa hispida cultivar B227 chromosome 1, ASM972705v1, whole genome shotgun sequence window:
- the LOC120085318 gene encoding transcriptional corepressor LEUNIG_HOMOLOG isoform X1: MAQSNWEADKMLDVYIYDYLVKKKLHATAKSFMNEGKVAPDPVAIDAPGGFLFEWWSVFWDIFIARTNEKHSEAAAAYIEAQQIKQKEQQLQMQQLQLMRQAQLQRRDGTHPSLGGPLNVVNSEGMLGQPTASALAARMYEERMKNPNLVDSETSQPLLDARMGLKPATNHPGQIGNPGSVNAALQQIQARGQQPTDIKPEVSIGGTQRSLPMDPSSVYGPGLIQSKPGIGNTGLNTGVNNLPLKGWPLAQGLEQIRPGLGAQVQKPFQSANQFQLLPQQQQQQLLAQVQAQGSLGGSAMYGDMDPQRFRGLSRNNLNAKDGQLIANDGSIGSPMQSTSSKMNIPQMQQSSSQQQDGLHPQQVQQNRKRKGPSSSGAANSTGTGNTIGPNSQPSTPSTHTPGDGAVIAPNMQNVNSMPKNMMLYANDGPGGLASSTNQLEDMEHLGDIASLDDNVESFLSHDDGDGRDLFGTLKRNPSEHAAENSKGPSFSEVGSMRKSNSKVVCCHFSSDGKLLASAGHDKRVVIWNMETLQTETMPEEHTLIISDVRFRPNSTQLATSSFDATIRLWDAAQPTYCLRAYTGHTSQVASLDFHPKKSEIFCSCDANNEIRYWHVSQGSTHISKGGNGSKQVRFQPRTGQFLAAASESVVSVIDFESDRPTLSLKGHASDVHSLCWDTNGDYLASVSRDSVRVWSIATGECIHELISSGNLFHSCVFHPSYSSLLVIGSYQTLELWNMAENKCMTMPAHECVISSLAQSPVTGMVASTSHDKSVKIWK, translated from the exons ATGGCGCAGAGTAACTGGGAAGCAGATAAGAT GCTCGATGTGTACATTTATGATTACTTGGTGAAGAAAAAATTACATGCCACTGCTAAGTCCTTCATGAATGAAGGAAAGGTCGCTCCAGATCCAGTTG CAATTGATGCTCCTGGAGGTTTTTTGTTCGAATGGTGGTCTGTATTCTGGGATATATTTATAGCAAGGACGAACGAGAAACATTCTGAAGCTGCTGCTGCATATATAGAG GCACAACAAATTAAACAGAAAGAACAACAACTGCAGATGCAACAACTGCAGCTTATGCGTCAAGCTCAGTTACAACGAAGGGATGGTACTCATCCTTCGCTTGGTGGTCCACTAAATGTTGTTAATTCTGAAGGAATGTTGGGGCAACCAACAGCAAGTGCTCTGGCAGCAAGAATGTACGAGGAGCGCATGAAAAACCCCAATTTAGTCGATTCAGAAACATCCCAACCACTGCTTGATGCAAGGATGGGCCTGAAACCAGCTACAAATCATCCAGG ACAGATAGGAAACCCTGGAAGTGTGAATGCAGCATTGCAACAGATCCAGGCCCGAGGTCAGCAGCCCACG GATATTAAACCAGAGGTCAGTATTGGTGGTACTCAAAGGTCATTGCCTATGGATCCATCTTCAGTTTATGGGCCAGGATTAATACAGTCAAAACCTGGAATAGGAAACACAG GATTGAACACTGGAGTCAATAATCTTCCACTGAAGGGATGGCCTTTAGCT CAGGGTCTTGAGCAAATAAGGCCAGGTTTAGGCGCACAGGTTCAAAAACCTTTCCAAAGTGCTAATCAATTTCAGCTCTTAccgcagcagcagcagcagcagctcTTGGCACAGGTCCAAGCACAGGGAAGTCTTGGTGGTTCGGCTATGTATGGTGACATGGATCCTCAAAGATTTAGAGGGTTATCAAGAAATAATTTAAACGCAAAAGATGGTCAACTAATTGCAAATGATGGATCAATTGGCTCGCCTATGCAGTCAACGTCATCGAAG ATGAATATTCCACAAATGCAACAGTCTTCTTCTCAACAGCAGGATGGTTTGCATCCTCAGCAAGTACAACAG AACCGAAAGAGGAAGGGACCTTCATCATCTGGAGCTGCTAACAGTACTGGAACAGGGAATACCATTGGACCTAACTCCCAACCATCAACTCCATCAACTCACACCCCTGGTGATGGAGCTGTTATTGCCCCCAATATGCAGAATGTTAATAGCATGCCAAAGAATATGATGTTGTATGCGAATGATGGACCAGGGGGTCTTGCGTCGTCCACAAACCAGCTG GAAGACATGGAACATCTTGGAGACATTGCCTCCTTAGATGATAATGTAGAATCATTTCTCTCACATGACGACGGAGATGGAAGGGATTTGTTTGGCACATTGAAGCGGAACCCTTCTGAGCATGCTGCAGAAAATTCAAAGG GTCCTTCTTTTAGTGAAGTTGGTTCCATGCGTAAAAGCAACAGCAAAGTTGTGTGCTGTCATTTCTCTTCGGATGGGAAGTTATTGGCAAGTGCCGGTCATGACAAAAGG gtCGTTATCTGGAACATGGAGACATTGCAAACTGAAACCATGCCAGAGGAACACACTCTTATCATTTCTGATGTTCGTTTCAGACCCAATTCAACGCAGCTAGCCACATCTTCCTTTGATGCAACTATTCGACTTTGGGATGCAGCACAA CCAACTTATTGTCTACGTGCATATACCGGACATACCTCCCAAGTGGCATCTCTTGATTTCCACCCTAAGAAGAGTGAGATTTTCTGCTCTTGTGATGCGAACAATGAGATACGGTACTGGCACGTCAGTCAGGGTTCTACACACATCTCCAAG GGTGGCAATGGCTCGAAGCAGGTGAGATTTCAGCCAAGAACAGGGCAGTTTCTGGCTGCAGCATCAGAGAGCGTGGTTTCTGTAATTGATTTCGAGTCAGACAGGCCAACACTCTCATTAAAG GGTCACGCATCAGATGTCCATTCTCTTTGTTGGGATACAAATGGAGATTATTTGGCATCCGTTAGTCGGGATTCTGTCAGAGTGTGGTCGATCGCCACAGGAGAATGCATTCACGAGCTCATTTCTAGTGGAAATTTGTTTCATTCTTGTGTTTTTCACCCAAGTTATTCCTCCCTCTTGGTTATCGGCAGTTACCAG ACGTTGGAGCTGTGGAACATGGCTGAGAACAAGTGTATGACAATGCCTGCCCACGAGTGCGTGATTTCATCTTTGGCTCAATCACCAGTAACAGGAATGGTTGCCTCCACGAGCCACGACAAATCTGTCAAGATATGGAAATAA
- the LOC120085318 gene encoding transcriptional corepressor LEUNIG_HOMOLOG isoform X3 yields the protein MAQSNWEADKMLDVYIYDYLVKKKLHATAKSFMNEGKVAPDPVAIDAPGGFLFEWWSVFWDIFIARTNEKHSEAAAAYIEAQQIKQKEQQLQMQQLQLMRQAQLQRRDGTHPSLGGPLNVVNSEGMLGQPTASALAARMYEERMKNPNLVDSETSQPLLDARMGLKPATNHPGQIGNPGSVNAALQQIQARGQQPTDIKPEVSIGGTQRSLPMDPSSVYGPGLIQSKPGIGNTGLNTGVNNLPLKGWPLAQQQQQLLAQVQAQGSLGGSAMYGDMDPQRFRGLSRNNLNAKDGQLIANDGSIGSPMQSTSSKMNIPQMQQSSSQQQDGLHPQQVQQNRKRKGPSSSGAANSTGTGNTIGPNSQPSTPSTHTPGDGAVIAPNMQNVNSMPKNMMLYANDGPGGLASSTNQLEDMEHLGDIASLDDNVESFLSHDDGDGRDLFGTLKRNPSEHAAENSKGPSFSEVGSMRKSNSKVVCCHFSSDGKLLASAGHDKRVVIWNMETLQTETMPEEHTLIISDVRFRPNSTQLATSSFDATIRLWDAAQPTYCLRAYTGHTSQVASLDFHPKKSEIFCSCDANNEIRYWHVSQGSTHISKGGNGSKQVRFQPRTGQFLAAASESVVSVIDFESDRPTLSLKGHASDVHSLCWDTNGDYLASVSRDSVRVWSIATGECIHELISSGNLFHSCVFHPSYSSLLVIGSYQTLELWNMAENKCMTMPAHECVISSLAQSPVTGMVASTSHDKSVKIWK from the exons ATGGCGCAGAGTAACTGGGAAGCAGATAAGAT GCTCGATGTGTACATTTATGATTACTTGGTGAAGAAAAAATTACATGCCACTGCTAAGTCCTTCATGAATGAAGGAAAGGTCGCTCCAGATCCAGTTG CAATTGATGCTCCTGGAGGTTTTTTGTTCGAATGGTGGTCTGTATTCTGGGATATATTTATAGCAAGGACGAACGAGAAACATTCTGAAGCTGCTGCTGCATATATAGAG GCACAACAAATTAAACAGAAAGAACAACAACTGCAGATGCAACAACTGCAGCTTATGCGTCAAGCTCAGTTACAACGAAGGGATGGTACTCATCCTTCGCTTGGTGGTCCACTAAATGTTGTTAATTCTGAAGGAATGTTGGGGCAACCAACAGCAAGTGCTCTGGCAGCAAGAATGTACGAGGAGCGCATGAAAAACCCCAATTTAGTCGATTCAGAAACATCCCAACCACTGCTTGATGCAAGGATGGGCCTGAAACCAGCTACAAATCATCCAGG ACAGATAGGAAACCCTGGAAGTGTGAATGCAGCATTGCAACAGATCCAGGCCCGAGGTCAGCAGCCCACG GATATTAAACCAGAGGTCAGTATTGGTGGTACTCAAAGGTCATTGCCTATGGATCCATCTTCAGTTTATGGGCCAGGATTAATACAGTCAAAACCTGGAATAGGAAACACAG GATTGAACACTGGAGTCAATAATCTTCCACTGAAGGGATGGCCTTTAGCT cagcagcagcagcagctcTTGGCACAGGTCCAAGCACAGGGAAGTCTTGGTGGTTCGGCTATGTATGGTGACATGGATCCTCAAAGATTTAGAGGGTTATCAAGAAATAATTTAAACGCAAAAGATGGTCAACTAATTGCAAATGATGGATCAATTGGCTCGCCTATGCAGTCAACGTCATCGAAG ATGAATATTCCACAAATGCAACAGTCTTCTTCTCAACAGCAGGATGGTTTGCATCCTCAGCAAGTACAACAG AACCGAAAGAGGAAGGGACCTTCATCATCTGGAGCTGCTAACAGTACTGGAACAGGGAATACCATTGGACCTAACTCCCAACCATCAACTCCATCAACTCACACCCCTGGTGATGGAGCTGTTATTGCCCCCAATATGCAGAATGTTAATAGCATGCCAAAGAATATGATGTTGTATGCGAATGATGGACCAGGGGGTCTTGCGTCGTCCACAAACCAGCTG GAAGACATGGAACATCTTGGAGACATTGCCTCCTTAGATGATAATGTAGAATCATTTCTCTCACATGACGACGGAGATGGAAGGGATTTGTTTGGCACATTGAAGCGGAACCCTTCTGAGCATGCTGCAGAAAATTCAAAGG GTCCTTCTTTTAGTGAAGTTGGTTCCATGCGTAAAAGCAACAGCAAAGTTGTGTGCTGTCATTTCTCTTCGGATGGGAAGTTATTGGCAAGTGCCGGTCATGACAAAAGG gtCGTTATCTGGAACATGGAGACATTGCAAACTGAAACCATGCCAGAGGAACACACTCTTATCATTTCTGATGTTCGTTTCAGACCCAATTCAACGCAGCTAGCCACATCTTCCTTTGATGCAACTATTCGACTTTGGGATGCAGCACAA CCAACTTATTGTCTACGTGCATATACCGGACATACCTCCCAAGTGGCATCTCTTGATTTCCACCCTAAGAAGAGTGAGATTTTCTGCTCTTGTGATGCGAACAATGAGATACGGTACTGGCACGTCAGTCAGGGTTCTACACACATCTCCAAG GGTGGCAATGGCTCGAAGCAGGTGAGATTTCAGCCAAGAACAGGGCAGTTTCTGGCTGCAGCATCAGAGAGCGTGGTTTCTGTAATTGATTTCGAGTCAGACAGGCCAACACTCTCATTAAAG GGTCACGCATCAGATGTCCATTCTCTTTGTTGGGATACAAATGGAGATTATTTGGCATCCGTTAGTCGGGATTCTGTCAGAGTGTGGTCGATCGCCACAGGAGAATGCATTCACGAGCTCATTTCTAGTGGAAATTTGTTTCATTCTTGTGTTTTTCACCCAAGTTATTCCTCCCTCTTGGTTATCGGCAGTTACCAG ACGTTGGAGCTGTGGAACATGGCTGAGAACAAGTGTATGACAATGCCTGCCCACGAGTGCGTGATTTCATCTTTGGCTCAATCACCAGTAACAGGAATGGTTGCCTCCACGAGCCACGACAAATCTGTCAAGATATGGAAATAA
- the LOC120085318 gene encoding transcriptional corepressor LEUNIG_HOMOLOG isoform X2, producing MAQSNWEADKMLDVYIYDYLVKKKLHATAKSFMNEGKVAPDPVAIDAPGGFLFEWWSVFWDIFIARTNEKHSEAAAAYIEAQQIKQKEQQLQMQQLQLMRQAQLQRRDGTHPSLGGPLNVVNSEGMLGQPTASALAARMYEERMKNPNLVDSETSQPLLDARMGLKPATNHPGQIGNPGSVNAALQQIQARGQQPTDIKPEVSIGGTQRSLPMDPSSVYGPGLIQSKPGIGNTGLNTGVNNLPLKGWPLAGLEQIRPGLGAQVQKPFQSANQFQLLPQQQQQQLLAQVQAQGSLGGSAMYGDMDPQRFRGLSRNNLNAKDGQLIANDGSIGSPMQSTSSKMNIPQMQQSSSQQQDGLHPQQVQQNRKRKGPSSSGAANSTGTGNTIGPNSQPSTPSTHTPGDGAVIAPNMQNVNSMPKNMMLYANDGPGGLASSTNQLEDMEHLGDIASLDDNVESFLSHDDGDGRDLFGTLKRNPSEHAAENSKGPSFSEVGSMRKSNSKVVCCHFSSDGKLLASAGHDKRVVIWNMETLQTETMPEEHTLIISDVRFRPNSTQLATSSFDATIRLWDAAQPTYCLRAYTGHTSQVASLDFHPKKSEIFCSCDANNEIRYWHVSQGSTHISKGGNGSKQVRFQPRTGQFLAAASESVVSVIDFESDRPTLSLKGHASDVHSLCWDTNGDYLASVSRDSVRVWSIATGECIHELISSGNLFHSCVFHPSYSSLLVIGSYQTLELWNMAENKCMTMPAHECVISSLAQSPVTGMVASTSHDKSVKIWK from the exons ATGGCGCAGAGTAACTGGGAAGCAGATAAGAT GCTCGATGTGTACATTTATGATTACTTGGTGAAGAAAAAATTACATGCCACTGCTAAGTCCTTCATGAATGAAGGAAAGGTCGCTCCAGATCCAGTTG CAATTGATGCTCCTGGAGGTTTTTTGTTCGAATGGTGGTCTGTATTCTGGGATATATTTATAGCAAGGACGAACGAGAAACATTCTGAAGCTGCTGCTGCATATATAGAG GCACAACAAATTAAACAGAAAGAACAACAACTGCAGATGCAACAACTGCAGCTTATGCGTCAAGCTCAGTTACAACGAAGGGATGGTACTCATCCTTCGCTTGGTGGTCCACTAAATGTTGTTAATTCTGAAGGAATGTTGGGGCAACCAACAGCAAGTGCTCTGGCAGCAAGAATGTACGAGGAGCGCATGAAAAACCCCAATTTAGTCGATTCAGAAACATCCCAACCACTGCTTGATGCAAGGATGGGCCTGAAACCAGCTACAAATCATCCAGG ACAGATAGGAAACCCTGGAAGTGTGAATGCAGCATTGCAACAGATCCAGGCCCGAGGTCAGCAGCCCACG GATATTAAACCAGAGGTCAGTATTGGTGGTACTCAAAGGTCATTGCCTATGGATCCATCTTCAGTTTATGGGCCAGGATTAATACAGTCAAAACCTGGAATAGGAAACACAG GATTGAACACTGGAGTCAATAATCTTCCACTGAAGGGATGGCCTTTAGCT GGTCTTGAGCAAATAAGGCCAGGTTTAGGCGCACAGGTTCAAAAACCTTTCCAAAGTGCTAATCAATTTCAGCTCTTAccgcagcagcagcagcagcagctcTTGGCACAGGTCCAAGCACAGGGAAGTCTTGGTGGTTCGGCTATGTATGGTGACATGGATCCTCAAAGATTTAGAGGGTTATCAAGAAATAATTTAAACGCAAAAGATGGTCAACTAATTGCAAATGATGGATCAATTGGCTCGCCTATGCAGTCAACGTCATCGAAG ATGAATATTCCACAAATGCAACAGTCTTCTTCTCAACAGCAGGATGGTTTGCATCCTCAGCAAGTACAACAG AACCGAAAGAGGAAGGGACCTTCATCATCTGGAGCTGCTAACAGTACTGGAACAGGGAATACCATTGGACCTAACTCCCAACCATCAACTCCATCAACTCACACCCCTGGTGATGGAGCTGTTATTGCCCCCAATATGCAGAATGTTAATAGCATGCCAAAGAATATGATGTTGTATGCGAATGATGGACCAGGGGGTCTTGCGTCGTCCACAAACCAGCTG GAAGACATGGAACATCTTGGAGACATTGCCTCCTTAGATGATAATGTAGAATCATTTCTCTCACATGACGACGGAGATGGAAGGGATTTGTTTGGCACATTGAAGCGGAACCCTTCTGAGCATGCTGCAGAAAATTCAAAGG GTCCTTCTTTTAGTGAAGTTGGTTCCATGCGTAAAAGCAACAGCAAAGTTGTGTGCTGTCATTTCTCTTCGGATGGGAAGTTATTGGCAAGTGCCGGTCATGACAAAAGG gtCGTTATCTGGAACATGGAGACATTGCAAACTGAAACCATGCCAGAGGAACACACTCTTATCATTTCTGATGTTCGTTTCAGACCCAATTCAACGCAGCTAGCCACATCTTCCTTTGATGCAACTATTCGACTTTGGGATGCAGCACAA CCAACTTATTGTCTACGTGCATATACCGGACATACCTCCCAAGTGGCATCTCTTGATTTCCACCCTAAGAAGAGTGAGATTTTCTGCTCTTGTGATGCGAACAATGAGATACGGTACTGGCACGTCAGTCAGGGTTCTACACACATCTCCAAG GGTGGCAATGGCTCGAAGCAGGTGAGATTTCAGCCAAGAACAGGGCAGTTTCTGGCTGCAGCATCAGAGAGCGTGGTTTCTGTAATTGATTTCGAGTCAGACAGGCCAACACTCTCATTAAAG GGTCACGCATCAGATGTCCATTCTCTTTGTTGGGATACAAATGGAGATTATTTGGCATCCGTTAGTCGGGATTCTGTCAGAGTGTGGTCGATCGCCACAGGAGAATGCATTCACGAGCTCATTTCTAGTGGAAATTTGTTTCATTCTTGTGTTTTTCACCCAAGTTATTCCTCCCTCTTGGTTATCGGCAGTTACCAG ACGTTGGAGCTGTGGAACATGGCTGAGAACAAGTGTATGACAATGCCTGCCCACGAGTGCGTGATTTCATCTTTGGCTCAATCACCAGTAACAGGAATGGTTGCCTCCACGAGCCACGACAAATCTGTCAAGATATGGAAATAA